CCGATCTGCTCAAGAGAATTACCGCCAGGGCCAACGCCATCGAGCAAGTCTTCAATGTCTCCCGGGCCAGGGTCGGCGACAAAGAGATGACCGACAGCGAAGTGCGCAAGGTGTTGAAGGAGTCAAAGGACTCGGCGCAACGCAAGGCTGTCTGGGAGGCGAGCAAGGCGGTCGGCGGCGCCGTCGAGAAGGATCTGAAGGAGCTCGTCGGTTTCCGCAACGAGGCGGCGCGCCAGCTTGGATTCAAGGACTACCACGTCATGCAGCTCTACCTGAACGAGCAATCGCAGGATCAGGTTCTCAATTTGTTCGACCGGCTCGACGAATTAACGCGCGAACCGTTCCGGCGCGCCAAGGCGGAGATCGACGCCAAACTGGCGCAGAACTGCGGCATCATGGTAGATGAACTGCGGCCCTGGCATTATCACGACCCGTTTTTTCAGGAACCGCCCGCCGTCTTCGGCGCCGACCTCGACGCAGTTTATGCGAAGGTGGACATCCTCAAGCTGTGCCGCGATGACTACGCCGGCATCGGTCTGCCCATTGACGATGTCATCGCGCGCAGCGATCTCTACGAAAAGCCGGGCAAGAGCCCGCACGCGTTCTGCACGGACATCGACCGGGATGGCGACGTGCGCGTGCTGGCGAACATCGTGCCCAACGAATACTGGATGGGCACCATGCTCCACGAACTTGGCCACTCGGTTTACAGCAGCAGGACCATCCCCCGCAGCGTACCCTACGTATTGCGCACCGAGGCGCACATCCTGACGACCGAAGGCGTGGCCATGATGTTCGAGCGCGCGGCCAAAAGCGCGGACTGGCTGCAAGGAATGGGCGTGGCCGTGGCCGACCCGAAGGCCTTCAACGACGCGGGATCAAAAATGTTGCGCAACCAGCTCCTCATTTTCTCGCGCTGGTGCCAGGTGATGCTCCGCTTCGAGAAGGAGCT
This genomic interval from Candidatus Angelobacter sp. contains the following:
- a CDS encoding M2 family metallopeptidase, which codes for MNAFNRLVCSFLFFTLSSAHGLAAGASGDDARARQFIKEHEARIRPLEKAANLTWWNANVSGKDEDFKAKEAAQNKLDEALSDRGRFAELKTIKATQLRNPIVRREIDVLYLMYLEKQVDPDLLKRITARANAIEQVFNVSRARVGDKEMTDSEVRKVLKESKDSAQRKAVWEASKAVGGAVEKDLKELVGFRNEAARQLGFKDYHVMQLYLNEQSQDQVLNLFDRLDELTREPFRRAKAEIDAKLAQNCGIMVDELRPWHYHDPFFQEPPAVFGADLDAVYAKVDILKLCRDDYAGIGLPIDDVIARSDLYEKPGKSPHAFCTDIDRDGDVRVLANIVPNEYWMGTMLHELGHSVYSSRTIPRSVPYVLRTEAHILTTEGVAMMFERAAKSADWLQGMGVAVADPKAFNDAGSKMLRNQLLIFSRWCQVMLRFEKEL